In Prunus dulcis chromosome 1, ALMONDv2, whole genome shotgun sequence, the following are encoded in one genomic region:
- the LOC117615811 gene encoding BURP domain protein RD22-like produces MGFHLPLIFAILSLAAVALANHAAQPAPQLYWNSVLPNTQMPRSISELLHPDSTNEEKSTNIVNAVGDGKNKRSYSLRNYGKRPPPSVGDGKSKRNYSLTNYRKPPPASVGDGKSKRNYSLRNYRKPPPASDEGKPEIFPSNKKHYSLRNYRKPPPASDEGKPENIPLRNSGYQRKNYGGRPPASDEGKPDSQLLHYRDLAIFFFEKDMRPGATMQFQFPRNSNTATFLPRESAQSIPFSSNKLPEIFNHFSVKPTSVEAKTIKQTIEECEAPGLKGEEKYCATSLESMVDFSTSKLGTRNVEAISTEVLEEGATKYMHNYTTMPGLKKLAGDKVVVCHKENYPYAVFFCHAIKQTEAYVLSLKADDGMKVKAVTICHLDTSEWDPEHMSFQILNVKPGTTPICHFISTDAIAWVPKHKSA; encoded by the exons ATGGGGTTTCATCTCCCACTCATCTTTGCTATTCTCAGT CTAGCAGCGGTTGCACTGGCAAACCATGCTGCTCAACCAGCACCTCAACTTTACTGGAACTCCGTCCTGCCAAACACACAGATGCCAAGATCTATCAGTGAACTTCTGCATCCTG ACTCcacaaatgaagaaaagagcACAAATATCGTGAATGCTGTTGGGGATGGAAAGAACAAACGAAGTTACAGTCTAAGGAATTATGGAAAACGTCCTCCTCCATCTGTTGGGGATGGAAAGAGCAAACGAAATTACAGTCTAACAAATTATAGAAAACCTCCTCCTGCATCTGTTGGGGATGGAAAGAGCAAACGAAATTACAGTCtaagaaattatagaaaaccTCCTCCTGCATCTGACGAGGGCAAACCTGAAATTTTCCCATCGAACAAAAAACATTACAGTCtaagaaattatagaaaaccTCCTCCTGCATCTGACGAGGGCAAACCTGAAAATATCCCATTGAGAAATTCAGGTTACCAACGAAAAAATTATGGAGGACGTCCTCCTGCATCTGACGAGGGCAAACCTGACAGTCAACTACTCCATTATAGAGACTTGGCTATTTTCTTCTTCGAGAAGGACATGCGCCCTGGCGCAACAATGCAGTTCCAATTCCCTAGAAATTCAAACACGGCTACTTTCCTGCCACGTGAAAGTGCTCAATCGATCCCCTTCTCCTCTAACAAACTACCAGAAATTTTCAACCATTTTTCAGTGAAGCCAACATCTGTGGAAGCCAAAACAATTAAGCAAACAATCGAAGAGTGTGAAGCTCCAGGCCTTAAGGGAGAGGAAAAATATTGCGCCACATCTTTAGAATCAATGGTTGATTTTAGCACTTCGAAGCTTGGAACAAGAAACGTTGAAGCAATCTCGACGGAGGTATTGGAAGAAGGAGCCACCAAGTACATGCACAACTATACAACAATGCCGGGACTGAAGAAGTTGGCAGGTGACAAAGTCGTTGTGTGTCATAAGGAGAACTATCCCTATGCTGTGTTTTTCTGCCATGCAATAAAACAAACAGAAGCTTATGTTCTCTCCCTGAAAGCCGATGATGGGATGAAGGTTAAAGCAGTAACCATCTGCCATCTAGACACATCAGAATGGGACCCAGAGCATATGTCCTTCCAAATCCTCAACGTTAAGCCCGGAACCACTCCCATCTGCCATTTCATTTCCACTGATGCTATTGCCTGGGTTCCAAAACACAAATCTGCATGA